One region of Armigeres subalbatus isolate Guangzhou_Male chromosome 3, GZ_Asu_2, whole genome shotgun sequence genomic DNA includes:
- the LOC134226970 gene encoding cytochrome b5-like isoform X2, translating into MATLKQFSYAEVEKHNTPENLWMVIDNKVYDVTKFQNEHPGGEEVLIEHAGKDATNEFNDVGHSTDAKEQMKQFVVGEIIEAERKKKATNQDANSPSSSSGNWFGNLKTKFFG; encoded by the exons ATGGCAACGTTGAAACAGTTTTCATATGCCGAGGTGGAAAAGCACAACACACCCGAAAATTTATGGATGGTCATCGACAACAAAGTATATGACGTCACCAAATTCCAAAATGAG CACCCAGGAGGAGAGGAAGTTTTGATCGAGCACGCTGGGAAAGATGCTACTAATGAATTCAACGATGTCGGCCACAGTACCGATGCCAA GGAACAAATGAAACAATTTGTTGTTGGAGAAATCATTGAAGCTGAACGAAAGAAAAAGGCAACGAATCAAGA TGCCAACTCTCCGTCCTCCTCATCCGGAAACTggtttggaaatttaaaaactaaATTTTTTGGATAG
- the LOC134226969 gene encoding FK506-binding protein 15, translated as MLTGKGSPASDDDDFFKPASNSTLAKIFGVSKNSTAASRKSPETANQSKVSDRYGASSFRYIPPQQAIDSTTDGDHPEHKRPPEWNLLQASVVTAYKLINETNTPQGKLGLALLRSEFAFRILIYRTKTDALTTLNLQVGTKLFLKNEYLQFRSDDDGFWSVLFEAADERDRLLNTIQDVCILELEQPQQRVPPIPASRTVPIVEEPDSDAEKGKASLISRMARVGKPILPQDNPVSTTEVSDSSDTDAHFETIARPNIPHRRTGGASTTGKIHQAPIGLQMIPSAANALTTAIAGQNLLHTATDVNFNLFMTESRMQGTEVRMNLSKLESKLDRVLDKIDLLNLNSADDGKSSTDKDQDMLLLEEKILELKKENLALKAKVRAMETKVSTKNEDVLKQKLSESEIRYTELQLMVEALQKDLVASRDTNKSDFREFERIKKEQEANIEMVQNKSKEIELLTEQLKDVHKKILTLQENNSMLMKQNEELQATNKTMAQELSTIQTKSSETELHFDELVKTIMNNCFQRMCDQISDARTLKIVGQTIKQETKAALARRRTE; from the exons ATGCTTACCGGAAAAGGAAGTCCAGCATCCGACGACGATGACTTTTTCAAACCCGCTTCCAA CTCAACTCTAGCCAAAATTTTTGGTGTTTCGAAAAACAGTACTGCTGCGAGCAGAAAATCTCCTGAAACCGCAAATCAGAGTAAGGTGTCGGATCGCTATGGGGCATCCTCCTTTCGATACATTCCGCCACAGCAAGCCATTGATTCAACTACCGATGGTGATCATCCGGAGCATAAGCGGCCGCCAGAATGGAACTTGTTACAAGCTAGTGTGGTAACCGCATACAAACT AATCAATGAAACGAACACACCACAAGGGAAACTGGGCTTAGCATTGCTCCGTTCCGAATTCGCGTTTAGGATTCTGATTTATCGAACCAAAACCGACGCCCTGACAACACTCAATTTACAAGTTGGTACTAAACTGTTCCTGAAAAATGAATACCTTCAATTTCGAAGTGATGACGATGGATTCTGGAGTGTGTTGTTTGAAGCTGCCGACGAGCGCGATCGGTTGCTCAACACAATCCAAGATGTTTGTATTTTAGAACTTGAGCAACCTCAGCAgagagttcctccaattccGGCATCGAGAACTGTTCCAATAGTTGAGGAACCAGATTCTGACGCTGAAAAAGGCAAAGCTAGTTTGATCTCGCGAATGGCCCGAGTAGGCAAACCTATTTTGCCCCAGGATAATCCCGTATCGACTACAGAAGTCAGCGACTCCTCCGATACGGATGCTCATTTCGAAACGATTGCTCGTCCAAACATTCCTCATCGTCGGACAGGCGGTGCCAGTACCACTGGGAAAATTCATCAAGCACCGATTGGGCTACAAATGATTCCATCGGCCGCAAATGCCCTCACAACTGCAATTGCAGGACAGAACTTGCTACACACAGCCACTGATGTTAATTTCAATCTATTCATGACAGAGAGCCGAATGCAAGGTACGGAGGTACGAATGAACTTATCGAAACTGGAATCGAAACTTGATCGTGTATTAGATAAAATCGATTTGTTAAATTTGAATAGTGCAGATGATGGAAAATCGTCTACTGATAAGGACCAAGATATGTTACTACTAgaagaaaaaatcctggagctAAAAAAAGAAAACCTAGCATTGAAAGCAAAAGTTCGTGCCATGGAAACCAAAGTTAGTACAAAAAATGAAGATGTACTCAAGCAAAAACTATCCGAATCAGAGATTCGATATACAGAATTACAACTAATGGTGGAAGCACTTCAGAAAGATTTGGTAGCTAGTCGTGATACAAATAAATCAGATTTCAGAGAATTCGAACGAATAAAAAAAGAACAAGAGGCAAACATCGAAATGGTGCAAAATAAATCCAAAGAAATCGAATTATTGACTGAACAGCTCAAAGATGTTCACAAAAAGATCCTAACGTTGCAGGAAAACAATTCAATGTTGATGAAACAAAACGAGGAATTACAAGCAACGAATAAAACCATGGCGCAGGAACTGAGCACAATACAAACGAAATCATCGGAAACCGAATTGCATTTCGACGAGCTTGTCAAAACTATTATGAACAACTGTTTCCAGCGGATGTGTGACCAGATTAGCGATGCCCGAACACTGAAGATTGTGGGTCAAACAATCAAACAAGAAACCAAAGCTGCGTTGGCCCGGCGACGGACAGAATAA